From the genome of Bactrocera oleae isolate idBacOlea1 chromosome 2, idBacOlea1, whole genome shotgun sequence, one region includes:
- the LOC118683070 gene encoding uncharacterized protein yields the protein MYGDSSDVPLSKDESNVLLAENRNTTKFIVLISHPLYTRRPNGHAILLTERFSSITRLLGTLAIILRWLRRRRHFRQPVIVAQELDDALYTIIYLEQEEHFANEIGQLMSSSGLSSSSRIIPLNPFLDKNQILRVRGRIHHAELEHDQRFPIILPKSTPLVKLLLNQAHETTLHGGTQLMLNTLRQRFWILSARQAVKSFIHNCAVCRRHRREVLKQQMASLPGQRIKAARPFISSGVDYCGPFTLRIGTKRSRTLIKTYLAIFVCMVTKAVHIEEVDDLSAQSFLDAFTRFVSRRGPCRDLYSDNGTAFVGANRLLKKDLAAWQGENNQRSLADSGTRWHFITPSAPHQGGLWEAAIR from the coding sequence ATGTATGGGGACAGTAGTGATGTTCCTCTCAGCAAGGATGAGTCAAATGTCTTACTCGCCGAAAACCGAAATACAACCAAATTTATTGTACTCATTTCACATCCGTTGTATACTCGTCGTCCAAATGGACACGCTATTTTGTTAACTGAACGGTTCAGTAGTATCACTCGATTGTTGGGTACATTGGCCATTATCCTGCGCTGGTTAAGAAGGCGTCGACACTTTCGTCAACCGGTGATCGTTGCTCAGGAGTTGGACGATGCATTATACACTATAATCTATTTAGagcaagaggaacattttgcaAATGAAATTGGACAATTGATGTCTAGTTCAGGTTTGTCATCTTCCAGTCGGATAATACCTTTAAATCCATTTCTAGACAAGAACCAAATCCTCCGTGTTAGGGGACGCATCCACCATGCCGAACTAGAGCATGATCAGCGATTCCCGATTATTTTGCCAAAGTCAACGCCGTTGGTCAAGCTTTTACTAAATCAGGCGCATGAGACTACACTGCATGGAGGCACGCAACTCATGCTGAACACTCTTCGTCAACGCTTCTGGATTCTGAGTGCCAGGCAAGCAGTCAAGAGTTTCATCCATAACTGCGCAGTATGCCGCCGTCATAGAAGGGAAGTCCTGAAGCAACAAATGGCTTCTTTACCCGGGCAGAGGATCAAAGCAGCAAGGCCGTTCATATCATCTGGTGTCGATTACTGTGGGCCTTTTACGCTACGCATCGGAACGAAACGCTCTCGAACGCTCATCAAGACGTACCTCGCAATATTCGTATGCATGGTTACCAAGGCCGTGCACATTGAGGAGGTTGATGACCTATCAGCACAGTCCTTTTTAGATGCTTTTACTCGTTTCGTCAGCCGACGCGGTCCCTGCCGGGATTTATATAGTGACAATGGTACAGCCTTTGTTGGTGCCAACCGACTTTTGAAGAAAGATCTTGCAGCATGGCAGGGTGAGAATAATCAGCGATCGTTAGCAGATTCGGGCACACGTTGGCATTTCATCACACCCAGTGCGCCACATCAAGGAGGCCTCTGGGAGGCTGCTATCCGCTAA